Genomic DNA from Dehalogenimonas lykanthroporepellens BL-DC-9:
CGGTCACTACCGGCATGCCGAAGCGGTCGCCGGCTTCCCGGAGCCAGGTCAGGGCTTCTACGGCGCCGGCTTCCCCTGAGGAACCAAGCCCCTGGAAGGAATGAACGCTGGAGCGTGGCTTGAAGACGCCGCCGCGGAGAATCTGAGCGCCGGCGTCCCTGGCCTGCTCGGCGATACGGAACAGCGCGTCCCGGTCCTCGACGGCGCACGGCCCGGCGATAACCACCGGTTCATCGCCGCCGATGGCCACGCCGCCGACATTGACAATGTGGGTACTGGTTTCCCCGTAAGCGCTGGTGTACTCCCGGTTGATCAGCTTGTACGGGGCTTCTATCATTCTGGCCTCCTTTACTCCCGGCAGGGCCGCCAGGTGAGTGAAGTCCACCTGGCGTTCATCACCGACCAGCCCGATGACAGTCAGGTGCTGGCCGCGTGAAACGTCGGTGCGCAGTCCGACCTTGCTCACCTCCTCGATGACGTGGTCAATCTGTTCCGGGGTCGCGTCCTTTTTCATGATGATCATTTCCTGTCTCCTTTTTGTTCACTGTAAACTAAAAAATCCCCCCTGACGGGAGGATTCACTGCCTGAAACTGCTTTATGTTTTAAGTGCCCTTAAGCGGAAACGCCGAACCTCCCTGACGTGCCTCCTGGGCACCAGGTAAAGTAATAGGCGTAAAAGCTGTTTCGAGCTATCATCTGAGTGAAGCATAACACTCCGCCCGGGGAGTGTCAAGAAGCTGTGGGGCTGTCTGACGATTGGGGTTGGTTGGGTGCTTGTCGTCGCTCTCCACCCTCAAACAATCCCGGAAACCACGGCCACGGCATAGTCACGGCTGTGTGACAGGCTGACGGTCAGGTCGGTCAGTCCCAGTTCATCGGCCCTTGACCGGGCCCTGCCGTAGAGGGTGACGGTCGGGCGGCCGCTGTCGTCGGCGGTGATTTCGATATCGCGGTAAATCATTTCCCTGATGTCCAGCGCCTTGACCACGGCTTCCTTGGCGGCGAAGCGCGCTGACAGCGATGCCGGCCGGTGCCGGTACCGCCGGAGTTCCTCGGCGGTGAATACCCTTTCCAGGAAGCGGTCGCCCCAGCGTGTCGCGGCTTCTTTCACGCGGCTTATCTCGATGATGTCAATACCCAGGTGCTGTTTCATCTTTTCTCCAGCCTGACCGCGGCCACCTTGAATTCCGGGGTGCCGGCTTCCGGGTCGGCCGCCGGTGAGGTCAGGATGTTGGTCGCCGTTTCCGGGAAATGGAAAGTCATGAATACTACCCCGGCTGTCGTCCGGCGTGAAAGGAGCGCCCGGGCTTCGACCGCGCCGCGCCGGGAAACGACCCTGATTATATCACCGTCGGCGATACCCAGTCGTCGGGCGTCGTCAGCGGCTATCTCCAGCGTCTCCTCCGGCTGGAGCGCCAGCAGTCCCGGCACCCGGCGGGTCATGGTGCCGGTATGGAAATGATAGGGACTGCGCCCGGTGGTCAGGAGGAACGGATACTCCCCGTCGGGTGACTCGGCCGGCAGACGGCAGGCGGCGACGCGGAAAAGTCCCCGGCCGCGGGTGAACCGGTCGGTATGCAGTATTGGCGTTCCCGGGTGGTCTTCAGCCGGGCACGGCCATTGCAGGCCGCCGTTTTCCAGCCGTCGGTAATTAATGCCGGCGTAAGCCGGGACGACGGCGCGGATTTCCTCGAAGACAGCCTCGGCGGAATCGTAATCGAAGTCCCGGCCGCCCAGACGTTTGCCCAGTTCGGCGGTAATCCACCAGTCGGGTCGGGCCTCCCCCGGCGGCGCGACCGCCCGCTTTACCCGCTGGACGCGCCGCTCGGTATTGGTAAAGGTGCCGTCCGTTTCGGCGAATGATGCCGCTGGCAGAACGATGTGAGCCAGTTCGGTGGTTTCGGTCGGGAATACGTCCTGGACGATGAGCAGTTCCAGCCGGCCCAGTGTTCGGCGCACCCGTCCGGTGTCGGCGTCGGACAGCGCCAGGTTGTCCCCGGCCAGGTACAGTGCCTTGATGAGGCCGGCGTCGATGGCATCCAGTATTCCGGGCAGGGTCAGGCCGGGAGTTGAACTCAGCGGTGTTTCCCAGGCGGCTTCGAAGTCCCGGCGCGCCGTTTCGTCGGCGGTCCGGCGATAGCCGGGAAAGACATCGGGCAGGACGCCCATGTCGCAGGCGCCCTGGACGTTGTTGTGCCCGCGCAGGGGATTGACGCCGCTACCCGGCCGTCCCATGTTGCCGGTCAGCATGGCCAGATTGGCGATGGCGCCGACATTGTCGGTGCCGTGGCTGTGCTGGGTGATGCCCATGGCGTACAGGATGGCCGCCGGTCCGGCGGTGGCGTACAGCCGGGCGGCCGCCCGGATATCGTCCGCCGGCACCCCGGTGACGCCGGCGGCATGGTCGATGTCGAATGACTTGAGCGACGCCGCCAGCTCAGCGAAGCCTTCGGTGCGCTCTTCGATGAAAGTCCGGTCGGTAAGGTTTTCTGCGATAATGACTCCGGCCATGGCCGAAAGCAACAGCATGTCGGTACCCGGCCGGGGCTGGAGAAAGATATCGGCCTGGCGGGCCAGCGGAATGCGAAGCGGGTTGATGACTATCAGCCGGGCGCCGGCTTTCACGGCTTGCCTGAGGTCGAAGCCGATGACCGGGTGCGTTTCGGTGGTGTTGGCGCCGATGACCAGGAAACAGGCGGAAGTCCGCAGGTCGTCCAGCGAGTTGCTCATCGCCCCGGAACCGAAGGTAGCGGCCAGTCCGGCCACCGTCGGGGCGTGGCATAGCCGGGCGCAGTGGTCGACGGTATTGGTGCCGATGACCGCCCGGGCCAGTTTCTGAATGAGGTAGGCCGCTTCGTTGGTGGCCTTGGCCGAGCCGATGACCGCTATCTCTTCCGGCCGGTAGCCATGGAGCCGGGAACAGGTTCTTTCCAGCGCCTCATCCCAGCTACTGGTCTGCCAGGCGCCGTTCCGGTTCCTGACCAGCGGCGATGTCAGACGTTCCGGGTGATGTACGAATTCCCGGATGCCGAATCGGCCCTTGACGCACAGCCGTCCCCGGGAAACCGGGCTGGCTGAATCCCCTTCGACGCCGGTAATCCGTCCCCGGCGTATCTGGAGCCGGAGGCCGCAACCGACGCCGCAATAGGGGCAGATAGTGGCGGTTTCACTGTCTGGTTTTACATAATACTTCGGCGTCAAGGCCGCCGTCGGACACCGGGCGACACATTCACCGCAGGAACGGCAATCGGTTTCGGCCAGCGGCCGGTCGGCCACGGTGCCTACCCGGGAATCGTAACCGCGGCCGGTCAGCTCGATGGCGCCGTTGCCGGTTATCTCGTCGCAGGCGCGGGTACAGCGGGCGCACAGGATGCAGTAGGCGCGGTCCAGCCGGAAAAAGGGATTGGAGTCGTCAATCGGTCGCGTCGGGGTTGACGGCGGCAAACGCCGCTCGGTAACCCCCAGCCAGGCGGCCGCTGTCTGGAGTTCACAGCGCTGGTTCTTGACGCAGGCCAGGCAGTCCAGCGGGTGATCCTGGAGCAGGAGCTCCATCACCGTTCTACGGGCTTCGGTCAGCGCCGTCGTCTCGGAGCGTATCGTCAGGCCTTCGGTCGCCGCCGTGGTGCAGGCGGTCGGCAGGCCCCGGACGCCGTCTATCTCCACCACGCACAGCCGGCAACCGCCGTAAGGCTTCAGGTCGGGATGATGGCACAGTGACGGAACGTAGATGCCGGCTTCCCGCGCCGCTTCCAGCACTGTCCGGCCTTCGGCGGTTCTGACTTCCCGCCCGTCGATGGTCATCTTTATCATGATACCGCCACCGCGTCCAGCCGGCAGACTTCCCGGCAGATACCGCACCGGTTGCAGACGGCTTCGTCCAGAATCACCGGCCGGCGCTTGCCGGCGAAGGTAATGGCCTGGGCCGGGCAGGCCTTGACGCACAGACGGCAACCGGTGCACCGGTCGTTGATAATGCGGTAGGTGATGAGTGACTTACACACCCCGGCCGGACATCGCCGGTCCCGGATATGAGCCGTATATTCATCGTGGAAATAGCGCAGGGTGGTCAGCACTGGGTTGGGCGCGGTTCCGCCCAGGGCGCACAGCGATGTCTTTTTGATCTGCGCCGCCAGTCCTTCCAGCGTTTCGATGTCTTCCGGCCGGCCGTCACCGGCGGTAATCCGTTCCAGAATGGCCAGCATCTGCCGGGTTCCCAGCCGACAGGGGACGCATTTGCCGCAGGACTCGGCCTGGACGAAGGTCAGAAAGTAACGGGCCACATCCACCATGCAGGTATTTTCATCCATGACCACCATGCCGCCGCTACCCATGATGGCGCCTGAGAGGCTGAGCGATTCATAGTCCAGTCCGACATCCGTGGCCTCCGCCGGCAGACAACCGCCGGACGGCCCGCCTATCTGCACCGCCTTCAGTTGCCGGTTTTCCGGTATGCCGCCGCCGATGTCGAAGACGACTTCGCCCAGCGGCGTGCCCATCGGCACCTCCACCAGCCCCATGCGCCGGACGTTGCCGGCCAGGGCAAAGACGCAGGTGCCCCGGCTCTGTCCCGTGCCCATGGCGGCGAAATCGGCGGCGTGGCCGGCCATGATGTAGGCGGCCATGGCCAGTGTCTTGACGTTGTTGATATTGGTCGGTCTGCCGAACAGGCCGGAAACCGCCGGATACGGCGGCCGGGGTCGCGGCATCCCCCGTCGCCCCTCCAGGGAGGCGATGAGCGCTGTCTCCTCACCGCAGACGAAAGCCCCGGCGCCTTCCTTGATTTCGACGTCGAAATCGAAGCCCGAACCCAGAATATTCCGCCCCAGCAGGCCGGCCTTTCGCGCCTGGGCAACGGCCTGTTGAAGGGTGCTGACCGCCAGCGGGTATTCCGCCCTGACATAGACGTAACCCCGGGACGCGCCGACGGCGTAGCCGGAGATGATCAGTCCTTCGACGACCGAATGCGGGTCGCCTTCCAGAATGGAGCGGTCCATGAAGGCCCCCGGGTCGCCTTCGTCGGCGTTGCAGATGACGTATTTCGGGGCACCGGGTGCCTCGCGGCAGAACTGCCATTTGCGGCCGGTGGGAAAACCGGCGCCGCCGCGGCCGCGCAAGCCTGAAGCGGTTATTTCCTCGATGACCTGTTCCGGACTCAGTCCGGTCAGCGCCCGGTGCAGACCGGCGTAACCGCCGCGGGCCAGGTAATGGCTGAGCCGCAGGGGATTGATATGGCCGCAGTTGCGCAGGGCAATGCGCCGCTGGGCGCGGTACATCGGCATTTCTTCCAAAGAGGGCAGGCCGTCAACCCGGCCTTCGCCGATGGTGCACAGCGCCAGGTCAGGCCGGGGGTCACCCCCGGCAATATAGTCTTCGATGACCCGGGTCGCTTTTTCCGGCGTCATATAGCCGTAGCTGATTCGGGGCTGTCCCGGCAGGGCGATGTCCACGGTGGGTTCGGCGTAGCACATGCCGAAACAGCCCACCTGGGTGATGTCGGCTTCGATGCCCAGTCGTTGCAGGGTGGCTTCGACCGCTTCCAGCACGCTCATGGCGCCGGCTACCTTGCCGCAGGTGGCCGTGCCGATGAGGATATGAGGTCGGGACCCGGCTATCAGGCCCTGCCATTCGGCGTCTGCCGAGGCCTGGAGTTCAGTGAAATCCGTCAACGGCGGCATGAACAGCCGTTCCCGTTGTCAGCAATGTGTTTTACCCCGGCGATGATGGAACCGGCCGATGATCTGCCGATGATTTCTTCATTGACCAGCACCACCGGCGCCAGGGCGCAGGCGCCGACGCAGGCCACCGTTTCCAGGCTGTATTCACCGTCGGCCGAGGTGCCTCCAGGCTCCACGTCCAGCCCGCGGCGAAGTTCGTCCAGTATCTTCTCACCGCCGCCGACATGGCAGGCGGTGCCGCGGCAGACCTTGATGATATGACGGCCGGAGGGTTGGAAACGGAACTGGGTATAAAAAGAAGCCACGCCGTACACGGCGCTTTCGGACAGCTTCAGCCGTTCGGCGGCGGCTGACAGGGCTTCCGGGGGCAGATAACCGAATTCCTGCTGGAGCGCCTGGAGCAAGGGAATCAGCGCCGAGCGGTCACGGGAGAAACCGGCGGCGATGCGCGTGGCGCTTTCTTCGACTGTCGGTGCCTGACTGCTCAATTTACCGCCCTGTCCGGCCAGTGCCGGGTTTATATATAAGAGGGGAGTGGAAAGTTCATTATAAGCTATCGCCCGTGAGCGCGGCAAAGGTGGTTTGCGTTGACAACACCGCCGCGGCGGATATAAAATTGGCTTTCACTTGTCCACCAGGCGGCGTAGCTCAGTGGCAGAGCAGGGGACTCATAAGCCCTTGGTCGGTAGTTCAAATCTACCCGCCGCCACCAGAAAGATAATCGTAAACAAGCCCGACAGCGGGCTTTTCTTGTATCCAGACCTGTAGTTCCTGCGTATCCTCGCCGGTAGCGGATTGTCATTCAAGTTACCGAAAGAGCTGTCTCGTATTACTTCTGCATAAATAATGTAATTCTTGGAACGAGCTTACCAGTAGCCTGTATCAATTGATTTAATTGAATTGTCCGGTTCTTGACAAAAAATGGTTTCTTTATAAGGTAAAATGAAATACAATGGACTCTGTTTAACGTGGAGAGGTCAATGACAAATCACAACTCAACCAAAGAGCAGGAACGCGCGGCATTACATCGCACTATCTGGCAAATCGCCAATGATATGCGCGGAAGTGTGGATGGTTGGGATTTCAAGCAGTATGTCCTGGGAATGCTGTTTTATCGATTCATCAGCGAAAATCTAACCAGCTATCTCAACAGAGAAGAGCGGCGTAGCGGCAATCAAGACTTCGACTACACTAGACTCCCGGATGAACAAGCTGAGTTTGGTCGGGCGGATACGGTTAAAGAAAAGGGCTTCTATATTCTGCCGAGTGAATTATTCGTTAATGTTTGTGGCAAGGCACGTCTTGATGCCAACCTCAATGAGACCCTGGCTACTGTCTTTCGTAATATCGAAAACTCAGCCAAAGGGGCGGACAGCGAAGATGATCTTAAAGGACTTTT
This window encodes:
- a CDS encoding formate dehydrogenase, alpha subunit (KEGG: dps:DP0682 formate dehydrogenase, alpha chain~TIGRFAM: formate dehydrogenase, alpha subunit~PFAM: molybdopterin oxidoreductase; molybdopterin oxidoreductase Fe4S4 region; NADH:ubiquinone oxidoreductase, subunit G, iron-sulphur binding; ferredoxin; 4Fe-4S ferredoxin iron-sulfur binding domain protein; molydopterin dinucleotide-binding region), whose translation is MIKMTIDGREVRTAEGRTVLEAAREAGIYVPSLCHHPDLKPYGGCRLCVVEIDGVRGLPTACTTAATEGLTIRSETTALTEARRTVMELLLQDHPLDCLACVKNQRCELQTAAAWLGVTERRLPPSTPTRPIDDSNPFFRLDRAYCILCARCTRACDEITGNGAIELTGRGYDSRVGTVADRPLAETDCRSCGECVARCPTAALTPKYYVKPDSETATICPYCGVGCGLRLQIRRGRITGVEGDSASPVSRGRLCVKGRFGIREFVHHPERLTSPLVRNRNGAWQTSSWDEALERTCSRLHGYRPEEIAVIGSAKATNEAAYLIQKLARAVIGTNTVDHCARLCHAPTVAGLAATFGSGAMSNSLDDLRTSACFLVIGANTTETHPVIGFDLRQAVKAGARLIVINPLRIPLARQADIFLQPRPGTDMLLLSAMAGVIIAENLTDRTFIEERTEGFAELAASLKSFDIDHAAGVTGVPADDIRAAARLYATAGPAAILYAMGITQHSHGTDNVGAIANLAMLTGNMGRPGSGVNPLRGHNNVQGACDMGVLPDVFPGYRRTADETARRDFEAAWETPLSSTPGLTLPGILDAIDAGLIKALYLAGDNLALSDADTGRVRRTLGRLELLIVQDVFPTETTELAHIVLPAASFAETDGTFTNTERRVQRVKRAVAPPGEARPDWWITAELGKRLGGRDFDYDSAEAVFEEIRAVVPAYAGINYRRLENGGLQWPCPAEDHPGTPILHTDRFTRGRGLFRVAACRLPAESPDGEYPFLLTTGRSPYHFHTGTMTRRVPGLLALQPEETLEIAADDARRLGIADGDIIRVVSRRGAVEARALLSRRTTAGVVFMTFHFPETATNILTSPAADPEAGTPEFKVAAVRLEKR
- a CDS encoding holo-acyl-carrier-protein synthase (KEGG: tro:trd_0814 holo-(acyl-carrier-protein) synthase~TIGRFAM: holo-acyl-carrier-protein synthase~PFAM: 4'-phosphopantetheinyl transferase), encoding MKQHLGIDIIEISRVKEAATRWGDRFLERVFTAEELRRYRHRPASLSARFAAKEAVVKALDIREMIYRDIEITADDSGRPTVTLYGRARSRADELGLTDLTVSLSHSRDYAVAVVSGIV
- a CDS encoding NADH dehydrogenase (ubiquinone) 24 kDa subunit (PFAM: NADH dehydrogenase (ubiquinone) 24 kDa subunit~KEGG: sfu:Sfum_2703 NADH dehydrogenase (ubiquinone), 24 kDa subunit) — translated: MSSQAPTVEESATRIAAGFSRDRSALIPLLQALQQEFGYLPPEALSAAAERLKLSESAVYGVASFYTQFRFQPSGRHIIKVCRGTACHVGGGEKILDELRRGLDVEPGGTSADGEYSLETVACVGACALAPVVLVNEEIIGRSSAGSIIAGVKHIADNGNGCSCRR
- a CDS encoding NADH dehydrogenase (quinone) (KEGG: csc:Csac_0620 NADH dehydrogenase (quinone)~PFAM: Respiratory-chain NADH dehydrogenase domain 51 kDa subunit; Soluble ligand binding domain; NADH ubiquinone oxidoreductase, F subunit, iron sulphur binding; 4Fe-4S ferredoxin iron-sulfur binding domain protein), producing the protein MPPLTDFTELQASADAEWQGLIAGSRPHILIGTATCGKVAGAMSVLEAVEATLQRLGIEADITQVGCFGMCYAEPTVDIALPGQPRISYGYMTPEKATRVIEDYIAGGDPRPDLALCTIGEGRVDGLPSLEEMPMYRAQRRIALRNCGHINPLRLSHYLARGGYAGLHRALTGLSPEQVIEEITASGLRGRGGAGFPTGRKWQFCREAPGAPKYVICNADEGDPGAFMDRSILEGDPHSVVEGLIISGYAVGASRGYVYVRAEYPLAVSTLQQAVAQARKAGLLGRNILGSGFDFDVEIKEGAGAFVCGEETALIASLEGRRGMPRPRPPYPAVSGLFGRPTNINNVKTLAMAAYIMAGHAADFAAMGTGQSRGTCVFALAGNVRRMGLVEVPMGTPLGEVVFDIGGGIPENRQLKAVQIGGPSGGCLPAEATDVGLDYESLSLSGAIMGSGGMVVMDENTCMVDVARYFLTFVQAESCGKCVPCRLGTRQMLAILERITAGDGRPEDIETLEGLAAQIKKTSLCALGGTAPNPVLTTLRYFHDEYTAHIRDRRCPAGVCKSLITYRIINDRCTGCRLCVKACPAQAITFAGKRRPVILDEAVCNRCGICREVCRLDAVAVS